The Marinomonas sp. CT5 genome contains the following window.
TGTTCTGATCAACATATGCATCAAATCACTGAAGCTAATACAGCGATAAACAACCACACCAATAAATAATGCATAAGCAACGGCAATAGACGCCGCTTCTGTTGGAGTCACTACACCAAAAAGGATGCCACCCAACACAATAAGCGGCATAATTAAGGCTAAAATAGAGGATTGAAACGCAGTAAATATTACTTTCAAGCTTGCTCGACGCTCGCTTTTAGGTAAGTTTTTTCGTTTACCAAGTGTGCTGATGATTGCCATACAAACAACACAAATTAACAATCCTGGAAGGATCCCGGTCGCAAAAAGACCACCAATAGATACCCCCATTAACGAACCATACACAACCATAAGACCTGAAGGCGGGATGGTTGGCCCAATGATAGAACCTGCCGCGGTGACAGCACAGGCAAAAGGCCTGCTATACCCTTCTTTAACCATAGCGGGAACTAGAGTTCGTCCAAAAGCAGCGGCATCGGCGGTAGCGGCTCCAGTAATACCAGAGAAGAAAACGGAAGAAAGCATATTCGTATGTGCTAACCCTCCTCTAAAATGTCCCACCAGTACTTGTGCAAACAGTACCAATCGATTAGTAATTCCCGTGTGGTTCATTATCTCACCCGCTAAAATGAAAAATGGCATCGCGAGAAAAGGAAAAATGTTCAGACCATTAAAAACCTTACTAGGTGCTAGAGCGATAAAATGCATTCCACCAACGTCAGCCAGCCCGACAATTCCAGCTACAGCCATGACAATGCCCACAGGCAACCCTAAAATTAACAAACCAAAAAATACAAAAAAAACAATCATATATCAGTACCTCCAAGAGCATCATCATTGGTGTATAAACGGCCGAAGTCTCGAATCAGTGCGAATAAGGTTTGTACAGCAGAAAGCCCAAAAGTAACGGGTATGACGGCATAAGGAATAAACATGGACATACCGAAAACCATTGAGGCTTGCTGTAGGCCCTTTTCAGCAAAAGTGGCACCAGTGAAAGCAATGAGAGTAAATAAGATAAATGCGACTAAATCCAAAATCACATTAACAATACGTAGGACTCTTGTGGATAAACGATTTTGCAATATAGCTAGGCCGATATGCTCACGTCGATAGCAGCAGCAAGGAACTGCTAACAATATTCCCCAAATCATGATGTAACGGGCCAGTTCTTCTGTCCATGGAATTTGCCAGTGAAATAAATATCTAGCCACCACACCAAGCCAAACATCAAGAATCAAAATTAAAATTAATAAGCCTACAACACGCTCATTTAACCAATTAATTCTATTACCAATATTTTCAACACTGTTTTGCATAACAGATAAAAAAAATACTTTATCTGACTGGGTATTATTTACTGTTGTGTCTTTGGAATTCTTATTGAGCATATTTTTAAGACCATGTTTAGAATTAAAAAAATTACTGAAGATAAAAACATCGCTATTTTCAAAAAATAACGACGTTATCTACAGAGGCCAATCTATTTTCTAAAAGCAATTAAAAAGCTATTTTTGTGAAAATTTATTTCACAATACCCCTCGATTATGATCAAATATCCACCACGGTCAACAATTATTGCCGTTTTTAAGAAAATTATTTTCACAAAGTGAGGTTTTTTATGCCAATTACTCGATACGGTTTTGATAAAAAAGGGGCCGGCGGGCAAAATCTGCCTTTTGCTCGCGCAGTAGAAGCGGGTGGTTTTTTGTTCGTTTCTGGGCAGGTGCCAATGCAAGATGGTGAAATTATCGAAGGGGGAATTGTTGCTCAAACCCATAAAACTATGCAAAACGTGATCGCGATTCTTGAAGAAGCTGGCTACAGTTTAAAAGACGCCGTTCGTGTTGGTGTCTGGTTAGACGATCCACGCGACTTCTGGAGCTTTAATGGCGTTTATAAAGAATATTTCGGTGAAGCGCCACCGGCTCGCGCCTGTGTACAATCTCGTATTATGGTGGATTGCAAAGTAGAAATTGAAGTCACTGCGTATAAAGATCCATCTTAAAACATTAGGCTTTTGTAATAGAAACGTCTAAAACCTAATCAGTCACTTTATATGAGAAAACAGCTTATAAAGTGACTATTCCACTAAATTTCCACCTACCTAAAGCAACAGCCATGGTAAACAAGGTAATAGTGACAATGTCATTTTATGCTACTATAACGTCGTTATATATAACCTAAACGTACTAATTAAGTGGTGCATAAACCTCATGGTTACCTCTCAGGATATTATTTCAAAAATGAAGGAAATTAGTGGCTCGCTCAGTCGTTCAGAGCAGCTATTAGTAAAGGTAATTCTCGATGACGTGGACTTCGCAATACACGCAACAACCAGCCAGATAGCTGAAAAATCTGGGGTTAGCTCACCGACAATCACTCGATTTTGTCGATCACTTGGGCTTCAGGGCTTAAGGGATTTAAAAGTAAAACTAGCCAGTTCGCTTTCTGTTGGTAATCGTTATTTAAGCCAAAAAATTGAGCCTCAAAACATCAGTGAAGTCGCTACTAATGTTGTAGGCGATGCTCAAAAAGCATTACATCAATTGCATTCAAATCTTGATTATATCGCGCTTGATAATGCAGTAAGCCACATAGTACGAGCCAACAGAGTGGTTATTTTTGGGGGAGGTGGTGGGGCGAGTATTGTCGCACAGGATGCAGAATATCGTTTTTTTAGACTGGACGTACATGCCAATGCATGTAACGACTCTCAGTTACAACGAATGATCGCGGCAACGATGAAAGAAGAGGATGTGCTTATCGTAATCTCTACAAGCGGTCGAAATAACGAAATAATTGATAGTACTTTGGTCGCAAGACAATACCGTTCAACGGTGATAGCGATTACTCGACCGAACTCTCCTCTAGCAAAAGCTGCTAATATTGCTATTCCTGTAGATATTCCAGAAGGCAATGACATCTTCAAACCAACGTCATCACGTTATGCATTGCTTGCAGTCGTGGATATATTAGCCAATGAAATCGCAATTCAAAAAGGTCCTCAAACATCAGAAAATTTACGACGCATTAAGTTTCAACTTGTGACCGCTCGTGACGATGATGACAGCCAGCCTCTTGGCGACTAAATGCTTTTCAATTTTTTCATTTAACATGGCCAACTTCTTCACTCATAGTATCGAGATATAAATATTCGGTTATAAACAGAATGTTCATTTGCAAAAAATGGGACACTGTATTGCGAATATATCAATTTACGAAAACATTCTACTAAGATAGATTAAACCTACTCGCAGATTGCGGAAGATGTTTATTCGCAACTGTGTCACTCTTTTTTAATATCAGCATGTTGTCATGTGGATACTTTAATCACAAAAATTAGGATCAAAAAATGGCTAACTACTTCAATACCTTGCCGCTACGCGAGCAACTAGAGCAACTAGGCAAATGTCGTTTCATGGACAGCTCTGAATTTGCAGATGGCGTAGAAGCGCTTAAAGGCAAAAAAATGGTTGTTATCGGTTGTGGTGCACAAGGTCTTAACCAAGGCTTGAACCTACGCGATTCTGGCCTAGATGTTTCTTACGCTTTGCGCCCAGAAGCCATTGCTCAGAAGCGTCAATCTTGGAAAAACGCGACTGAAAACGGTTTTGTTGTTGGCACTTACGAAGAATTGATTCCAACAGCTGACGTTGTATTGAACCTTACTCCAGATAAGCAACACACACCTGTTGTTAAAGCGGTTATGCCTCTTATGAAGCAAGGCGCTTGTCTATCTTACTCTCACGGTTTCAACATCGTAGAAGAAGGCATGCAAATCCGTGAAGATTTGACTGTTATCATGGTTGCTCCTAAGTGCCCAGGTTCTGAAGTTCGCGCTGAATACGTTCGTGGTTTCGGTGTTCCTACTTTGATCGCTGTTCACGAAGACAACGATCCTAAAGGTGAAGGTCTTGCTCTAGCAAAAGCTTACGCGGTTGGTACTGGCGGTCATAAAGCAGGCGTTTTGATGTCTTCTTTCATCGCAGAAGTAAAATCTGACCTTATGGGTGAGCAAACTATCCTTTGTGGTATGTTGCAAACAGGTTCTATCCTTTGCTTCGACAAAATGGTTGAAGAAGGCATCGACGCTGGCTACGCATCTCGCTTGATCCAATACGGTTGGGAAACCATCACTGAAGCCTTGAAATACGGCGGCGTGACTAACATGCTAGATCGTCTTTCTAACCCAGCTAAGATCAAAGCATTCGATCTTTCTGAAGAGCTAAAAGTGATCATGCGCCCTCTATACAACAAGCACCAAGATGACATCATCAACGGTACTTTCTCTCGCGTGATGATGGAAGACTGGGCGAACGATGACAAAAACTTGCTTCAGTGGCGTGCAGACACAGCAGAAACGAACTTCGAGAAAACACCGGCTGGCGATGTTGAAATTTCTGAACAAGAATTCTTCGACAACGGTATCTTGATGGTAGCTATGGTTAAAGCCGGTGTTGAGCTAGCATTCGAAACGATGACTGCAGCTGGCATCATCGCTGAATCCGCTTACTACGAGTCTCTACACGAAACTCCGCTCATCGCGAACACAATCGCTCGTAAGAAATTGTACGAAATGAACGCGACAATCTCTGATACAGCAGAATACGGTTGCTACCTATACAACCACGCTTGTGTTCCACTATTGGCTGACTTCATGAAAGACATCAAAACCGACGTTATCGGTAAAGGTCTTTCTGTAGAGGACAACGGCGTAGACAATGCTCGCTTGATCGAAGTTAATACAGCGCTTCGCTCTCACCCTGTAGAAGCTGTTGGCGCAGTACTTCGTGGTCACATGGCAGACATGAAAAAAATCGTTTAAGACGATTACTGCGCTCACTGGGGCGGTGTTAAAAATTGACTCGAAATGCTCATGTATTCCAATACACTGCGCTTTCTCGTCTATTTTTGCCTAGCCCTAGTATCGCTCGCGACATCGTCTCTGTAGAAAAGCCGAGTGACTCCTAGAGTTACTCGGCTTTTTTGTCACGTTACTTTTAGCTTTTAGTCTTTGAAAAGGAATCTCTCATGGATACTGCCATCCGTTTAGTCGATCTGAGCGTTAATTTTGATGAGCGCTTTCATCTGAATAATATTAACTGGACGATTGAATCAAACCAGCATTGGGTCATTACTGGCACAAACGGTGCGGGCAAATCGGCCTTGGCGGCTGTGCTGGCAGGCGTGGGGGACATTGAAAATGGCACAATCACTGGCCTGCCAAACAATGTGGGATTGGTATCTTTTGAGGCCCAAGCGGAGCTGATTGCCAAAGAGCTGAAAAAAGACGATGCCGACATCATGGACGTGATTTCCCTCGGCACGCCTGTACATGAAATGATTTTTGACAACTGCCAAGACCCAGAGCTTGCCCATGCCTTGGTAGAAAAGTTCGGTTTAAGCCAATTGCTTGACCGTGCCTTTCGTAAACTTTCCACAGGTGAAACGCGCAAAGTCATGCTGATTCGCGCCCTATCGAGCAAACCGGACTTATTAATCCTCGATGAACCGTTTGATGGTTTAGACGCTGACACTCTAGCCATGTTGCAAGCGCATCTAGCTTCCATCATAGACACCACACCTATGATCTTAGTGCTTAACCGCTTTGATGAAATGCCGGCTTTTATCACTCATGTCGCCTATGTAGATAAAGGCGAACTGGCGCTAACAGTAGACAAACAAGACGAAAGCGCCTTTAACGAGCTGTATCAGTTACTGCATTTAAAAACCACAGACCTACAAGTGCCTGAGGCCGATCCAGCCAACACCTTGCCAGCACTCGATCCAAACCAACCGCTGGTCAGACTCAACCAAGCCACCATCAAATACGGTGATACCGTGATTGTTGATAAGCTAGATTGGACCATAGAACGCGGCCAACATTGGCAACTCAGCGGCCCCAATGGCAGTGGCAAAACCGGGGTTTTATCTTTGATCACCGGTGATCATCCGCAATGTTATACCAACGATATTTTTGTCTTTGGGTTCCAACGCGGCAACGGCGAAAGCATTTGG
Protein-coding sequences here:
- a CDS encoding TRAP transporter large permease, which codes for MIVFFVFFGLLILGLPVGIVMAVAGIVGLADVGGMHFIALAPSKVFNGLNIFPFLAMPFFILAGEIMNHTGITNRLVLFAQVLVGHFRGGLAHTNMLSSVFFSGITGAATADAAAFGRTLVPAMVKEGYSRPFACAVTAAGSIIGPTIPPSGLMVVYGSLMGVSIGGLFATGILPGLLICVVCMAIISTLGKRKNLPKSERRASLKVIFTAFQSSILALIMPLIVLGGILFGVVTPTEAASIAVAYALFIGVVVYRCISFSDLMHMLIRTGRITGVIFLIIAAASILGWWLSFMHIPQTIASAVLSVSSNPNIILLLIIALLLIIGTLMDITAMLIILAPILVPLTQSIGMNPLHAGIVFVLALNISLMTPPVGACLFVLSSVTGEKMEKIAIDLWPFLIGELAILLVFAFSPTLALFIPRLLGF
- a CDS encoding TRAP transporter small permease, coding for MLNKNSKDTTVNNTQSDKVFFLSVMQNSVENIGNRINWLNERVVGLLILILILDVWLGVVARYLFHWQIPWTEELARYIMIWGILLAVPCCCYRREHIGLAILQNRLSTRVLRIVNVILDLVAFILFTLIAFTGATFAEKGLQQASMVFGMSMFIPYAVIPVTFGLSAVQTLFALIRDFGRLYTNDDALGGTDI
- a CDS encoding RidA family protein, with product MPITRYGFDKKGAGGQNLPFARAVEAGGFLFVSGQVPMQDGEIIEGGIVAQTHKTMQNVIAILEEAGYSLKDAVRVGVWLDDPRDFWSFNGVYKEYFGEAPPARACVQSRIMVDCKVEIEVTAYKDPS
- a CDS encoding MurR/RpiR family transcriptional regulator; translated protein: MKEISGSLSRSEQLLVKVILDDVDFAIHATTSQIAEKSGVSSPTITRFCRSLGLQGLRDLKVKLASSLSVGNRYLSQKIEPQNISEVATNVVGDAQKALHQLHSNLDYIALDNAVSHIVRANRVVIFGGGGGASIVAQDAEYRFFRLDVHANACNDSQLQRMIAATMKEEDVLIVISTSGRNNEIIDSTLVARQYRSTVIAITRPNSPLAKAANIAIPVDIPEGNDIFKPTSSRYALLAVVDILANEIAIQKGPQTSENLRRIKFQLVTARDDDDSQPLGD
- the ilvC gene encoding ketol-acid reductoisomerase — encoded protein: MANYFNTLPLREQLEQLGKCRFMDSSEFADGVEALKGKKMVVIGCGAQGLNQGLNLRDSGLDVSYALRPEAIAQKRQSWKNATENGFVVGTYEELIPTADVVLNLTPDKQHTPVVKAVMPLMKQGACLSYSHGFNIVEEGMQIREDLTVIMVAPKCPGSEVRAEYVRGFGVPTLIAVHEDNDPKGEGLALAKAYAVGTGGHKAGVLMSSFIAEVKSDLMGEQTILCGMLQTGSILCFDKMVEEGIDAGYASRLIQYGWETITEALKYGGVTNMLDRLSNPAKIKAFDLSEELKVIMRPLYNKHQDDIINGTFSRVMMEDWANDDKNLLQWRADTAETNFEKTPAGDVEISEQEFFDNGILMVAMVKAGVELAFETMTAAGIIAESAYYESLHETPLIANTIARKKLYEMNATISDTAEYGCYLYNHACVPLLADFMKDIKTDVIGKGLSVEDNGVDNARLIEVNTALRSHPVEAVGAVLRGHMADMKKIV
- the modF gene encoding molybdate ABC transporter ATP-binding protein ModF; the protein is MDTAIRLVDLSVNFDERFHLNNINWTIESNQHWVITGTNGAGKSALAAVLAGVGDIENGTITGLPNNVGLVSFEAQAELIAKELKKDDADIMDVISLGTPVHEMIFDNCQDPELAHALVEKFGLSQLLDRAFRKLSTGETRKVMLIRALSSKPDLLILDEPFDGLDADTLAMLQAHLASIIDTTPMILVLNRFDEMPAFITHVAYVDKGELALTVDKQDESAFNELYQLLHLKTTDLQVPEADPANTLPALDPNQPLVRLNQATIKYGDTVIVDKLDWTIERGQHWQLSGPNGSGKTGVLSLITGDHPQCYTNDIFVFGFQRGNGESIWQIKQFIGYVSTALQWEYRVSTSCKNVIISGFYDSIGMYSKSTDNQKNIADQWLALLGMADRADQPFNKLSYGDQRLLLIARAMVKHPPLLILDEPCLGLDDMNRQLVLALIEKICEGKETTVLYVNHHAEDQIKGIENYLGLEKNN